One segment of Vicinamibacterales bacterium DNA contains the following:
- a CDS encoding RES family NAD+ phosphorylase has product MATWTPAALSSSARRLSGTCWRVVEAQHVVSTLALVDTMAEQQRLEQLLDESKPPVPPECRALHYLLATPFRYGAPYPNGSRFRRAGFTPGVYYASTSVATAVAEMSFRRLLFFAESPATPWPANAGEYTAFSVRFRTSRGLDLDVTPFDKPAGRWRHPTDYTACQQLADTARVAGVEVLRYNSARAPGRNVALLTGKAFASREPQERQVWRLHTGPPGVRAICSWPEQRLAFDRQAFAADPRIASLNWER; this is encoded by the coding sequence TTGGCTACCTGGACGCCCGCCGCGCTCTCGTCTAGCGCGCGCCGCCTCTCCGGCACCTGCTGGCGCGTCGTCGAGGCCCAGCACGTCGTCTCGACGCTGGCGCTGGTGGATACGATGGCGGAGCAGCAGCGCCTGGAGCAGTTGCTGGACGAGAGCAAGCCGCCGGTGCCTCCCGAGTGCCGTGCGCTGCACTACCTGCTCGCGACGCCGTTTCGCTACGGCGCGCCTTATCCCAATGGGTCGCGGTTTCGTCGCGCCGGTTTCACGCCGGGCGTCTACTACGCATCGACGTCGGTGGCCACGGCGGTGGCGGAGATGTCGTTTCGGCGGCTGTTGTTCTTTGCCGAGTCACCGGCCACGCCCTGGCCGGCCAACGCGGGCGAGTACACCGCGTTCTCGGTGCGGTTCAGGACCAGCCGCGGATTGGACCTCGACGTCACGCCGTTCGACAAGCCTGCCGGACGCTGGCGGCACCCCACCGATTACACCGCGTGCCAGCAACTGGCCGACACGGCCCGTGTGGCCGGCGTCGAAGTGCTGCGCTATAACTCGGCTCGTGCGCCGGGACGCAATGTGGCGCTGCTCACGGGAAAGGCGTTCGCCTCGCGCGAGCCGCAGGAGCGGCAGGTGTGGCGGCTGCATACCGGTCCGCCTGGCGTGCGCGCGATCTGTTCGTGGCCCGAGCAGCGGCTCGCGTTCGACCGCCAGGCATTCGCCGCCGATCCGCGCATTGCATCGTTGAATTGGGAGAGATGA
- a CDS encoding MbcA/ParS/Xre antitoxin family protein: protein MFGPVAESAVSQPVDDAAVVTKAVLRAAERLGVSNRLLAVVIGCSEATVSRMGSGAYQLSPGDKPFELAVLFLRLFRSLDAIVGGDAAAARAWLQNDNLVLNAPPVRLIVTVAGLVTVVGYLDARRALV from the coding sequence ATGTTTGGCCCAGTTGCTGAAAGCGCCGTTTCCCAGCCTGTTGACGATGCGGCGGTCGTCACGAAGGCGGTGCTGCGCGCGGCCGAACGGCTGGGGGTGTCGAACCGGCTGCTTGCCGTCGTTATCGGCTGCTCCGAGGCCACGGTCTCGCGCATGGGGTCTGGCGCCTATCAGCTCTCGCCTGGCGACAAGCCCTTTGAACTTGCCGTCCTCTTCCTCCGCCTGTTCCGCTCCCTTGATGCCATTGTCGGCGGCGATGCGGCGGCCGCGCGCGCGTGGCTGCAGAACGACAATCTCGTCCTCAATGCGCCGCCGGTCCGCTTGATCGTGACGGTGGCCGGCCTGGTCACCGTCGTTGGCTACCTGGACGCCCGCCGCGCTCTCGTCTAG
- a CDS encoding D-aminoacylase, which yields MRRLLPLLLLVIPVLMSGQAPAYDLVLRGGRIVDGTASPWYQADLAIKGDTIVRIAPQITEPAARVIDVKGLVVAPGFIDIHTHARRGIFEVPTADNYVRQGVTTLIEGPDGSSPLPLGPFLAKIQALRITPNFASFVGQGTVRSEVMGEVDRPATRAELDRMRTLVTQGMEDGAFGLSSGLFYVPGNFTPTEEVIELAKVAGRMGGTYISHMRDEARGLTDSVRETLAIGEKGGLPTQITHHKVVGKKYWGASVETLRMVDEARARGVDATIDQYPYTASATSIGSALLPAWALEGGRESTLKRLKDPATRAKIRAESTAIIRDERGGGDPKNVSVSSCEFDSKLAGQNLAQVTQGRGLTVTLENAADTAMWIVEQGGCRGIFHAIGEEDLQRILVHPATMIASDGEVVVFGRDVPHPRSYGTFARVLGLYARDKKLLPLEVAVQKMSAFPAQRLGLSDRGVLRTGLKADIAVFDAARVRDTATFERPHSYAEGVSVVIVNGQVAFEGEKMTAARPGRVLYGPSTRPRP from the coding sequence ATGCGCCGACTGCTTCCGTTGCTGCTTCTGGTCATTCCGGTCCTCATGTCGGGCCAGGCCCCGGCCTACGATCTCGTGCTTCGGGGCGGCCGCATCGTCGACGGCACCGCGAGCCCGTGGTACCAGGCCGACCTCGCCATCAAGGGCGACACCATCGTCCGCATCGCGCCCCAGATCACTGAGCCGGCCGCACGCGTCATCGACGTCAAGGGCCTGGTCGTGGCGCCCGGTTTCATCGATATTCATACGCACGCCCGCCGCGGCATTTTCGAGGTGCCGACGGCCGACAACTACGTGCGGCAGGGCGTGACGACCCTGATCGAAGGGCCGGATGGGAGCTCGCCGTTGCCGCTCGGTCCGTTCCTGGCGAAAATCCAGGCCCTGCGCATCACGCCGAACTTCGCGTCGTTCGTCGGCCAGGGCACGGTGCGCAGCGAGGTGATGGGCGAGGTCGATCGCCCGGCGACTCGGGCCGAGCTCGATCGCATGCGCACGCTGGTCACGCAGGGGATGGAAGACGGCGCGTTCGGCCTCAGCTCGGGTTTGTTCTACGTGCCGGGCAACTTCACCCCGACCGAGGAAGTGATCGAGCTCGCCAAGGTCGCGGGCCGCATGGGCGGCACCTACATTTCGCACATGCGCGACGAGGCCAGGGGCCTGACCGACAGCGTCCGCGAGACACTCGCGATTGGCGAGAAGGGCGGCCTGCCGACGCAGATCACGCACCACAAGGTCGTTGGCAAGAAGTACTGGGGCGCTTCGGTCGAGACGCTGCGCATGGTGGACGAGGCCCGCGCCCGCGGCGTCGATGCGACCATCGATCAGTATCCGTACACCGCGTCGGCCACCAGCATCGGCTCGGCGCTGCTGCCGGCGTGGGCGCTGGAAGGCGGCCGCGAGTCTACCCTCAAGCGCCTGAAGGACCCGGCGACGCGGGCGAAGATCAGGGCCGAGAGCACGGCGATCATTCGCGATGAACGCGGCGGCGGCGACCCGAAGAACGTGTCGGTGTCGTCGTGCGAGTTCGATTCGAAGCTGGCGGGGCAGAACCTCGCCCAGGTCACGCAAGGCCGTGGCCTCACGGTCACGCTCGAGAACGCCGCCGACACCGCGATGTGGATCGTGGAACAGGGCGGTTGCCGCGGCATCTTCCACGCCATTGGCGAAGAGGACCTGCAGCGCATTCTGGTTCACCCGGCGACGATGATCGCCTCCGACGGCGAGGTGGTGGTGTTCGGCCGCGACGTGCCGCACCCGCGCAGCTACGGCACCTTCGCGCGCGTGCTCGGGCTCTACGCGCGCGACAAGAAGCTGCTGCCGCTCGAAGTCGCGGTGCAGAAGATGTCGGCGTTCCCCGCGCAGCGGCTTGGCCTGAGCGACCGCGGCGTGCTCCGCACCGGGTTGAAGGCCGACATCGCCGTCTTCGACGCGGCGCGCGTGCGTGACACCGCCACGTTCGAGAGGCCGCACAGCTACGCCGAAGGCGTCAGCGTCGTCATCGTCAACGGCCAGGTGGCGTTCGAGGGCGAGAAGATGACGGCGGCCCGGCCCGGCCGCGTGTTGTACGGGCCGTCGACGAGGCCCCGGCCGTGA
- a CDS encoding serine hydrolase domain-containing protein, whose translation MNKLIVALVAVYAGLQSPAQAQERTDARFASIVSLAEARMREYGVPGVAIGIIDNGVLTTRGLGVTNVEDPLPVTEHTVFPIASISKTFAATAMMRLVEQGKVDLKAPVRKYLPDFKVRDEAVSRDVTVWNLLTHSSGWEGQVSGPERGEDTLRNFVATTIPDLMQLAPPGAAWSYNNAGFSVAGRVIEAVTGTSINRAIRDLVFIPLGLAHAGTTAGDFIVNRFAAGHANRGDNPPALQRPFSPSTSVTAGGVGLCITDLLKYAQFHLGDGTSATGERVLTRASLEQMRTVQLHKQGTDDDIGLAWHLRAVGPLRVAAHGGTLAGHILLLEIVPERNFAIAILTNAQNGWRLIQDVERAALSAYHGATFAKNQAIAHRGLVETLPSVEPLAAQPNPAPYVGRYLRPSNAVVVRADGNRVFVQERPNTGEARPEMPIAFFGPDRAVVTDGADRGQSIEFIRGADGSVQWVRVVGRVAVRTATP comes from the coding sequence ATGAACAAGCTCATCGTTGCGCTCGTCGCCGTGTACGCCGGACTCCAGTCACCGGCGCAGGCGCAGGAACGGACGGATGCGCGCTTCGCGTCGATCGTGTCGCTCGCGGAAGCCAGGATGCGCGAGTACGGCGTGCCGGGCGTCGCGATCGGCATCATCGACAACGGCGTGCTCACCACGCGCGGCCTGGGCGTGACCAACGTCGAGGATCCGCTGCCGGTCACCGAGCACACGGTGTTCCCGATCGCTTCGATCTCGAAGACCTTCGCCGCCACTGCCATGATGCGCCTGGTCGAGCAAGGCAAGGTGGATCTGAAGGCGCCGGTGCGCAAGTATCTACCCGACTTCAAGGTGCGAGACGAGGCGGTGAGCCGCGACGTCACGGTGTGGAACCTCCTGACGCATTCCAGCGGCTGGGAGGGCCAGGTGTCGGGCCCGGAGCGCGGTGAAGACACGCTGCGGAATTTCGTCGCGACGACCATACCCGACCTGATGCAACTGGCTCCGCCGGGCGCGGCATGGAGCTACAACAACGCCGGCTTCAGCGTGGCCGGCCGCGTGATCGAGGCCGTCACCGGCACGTCGATCAACCGCGCAATTCGCGACCTGGTGTTCATCCCGCTCGGGCTGGCGCACGCCGGCACCACGGCCGGCGACTTCATCGTCAATCGATTCGCCGCCGGGCATGCCAATCGCGGCGACAACCCGCCCGCGCTGCAGCGGCCGTTCTCCCCCTCGACCAGCGTGACCGCCGGCGGCGTCGGCCTGTGCATCACCGACCTGTTGAAGTACGCGCAGTTCCACCTGGGCGACGGCACGTCAGCCACGGGCGAGCGCGTGCTGACCCGCGCCTCCCTCGAGCAGATGCGGACCGTGCAGCTGCACAAGCAGGGCACCGATGACGACATCGGCCTGGCGTGGCACCTGCGCGCCGTGGGCCCGCTCCGGGTGGCCGCCCACGGCGGCACGCTGGCCGGGCACATCCTCCTGCTGGAGATCGTGCCGGAGCGCAACTTCGCCATCGCCATCCTCACCAACGCCCAGAACGGGTGGCGGCTGATCCAGGACGTGGAGCGCGCGGCGCTGTCGGCGTATCACGGCGCCACCTTCGCGAAGAACCAGGCCATTGCTCATCGCGGCCTCGTCGAAACGCTGCCCAGCGTTGAACCGTTGGCGGCGCAGCCGAATCCGGCGCCGTACGTCGGCCGGTATCTGCGGCCGTCGAACGCGGTGGTCGTCCGCGCCGACGGCAACCGGGTGTTCGTACAGGAACGCCCCAACACCGGCGAGGCGAGGCCCGAGATGCCGATCGCCTTCTTCGGCCCCGATCGCGCCGTGGTGACCGATGGCGCCGACCGCGGCCAGTCGATCGAGTTCATCCGTGGCGCAGACGGGTCCGTCCAGTGGGTGCGGGTGGTCGGACGCGTCGCCGTTCGCACGGCCACCCCGTAA
- a CDS encoding crosslink repair DNA glycosylase YcaQ family protein codes for MPTLDDIRRAAVTRSLFRPTTLERAIDTLGFVQADPIRAPARAQDLTLRHRVKGYRAGDLERRYASLPIEEDIFINYGFVTRDLHGLMHPRTGLSPTAANKRAQAVLAFVREHGQVHPRDADAHFAHGRVTNYWGGSSSATTHLLEAMHYKGLLRVAGRDAGIRLYAAREPAAEPTGAPARRARIDALVDAVVHKYAPLPASSLSFVISRLRYAVPQWRADLPAAVTRAKKRLSQAQVDGITWYWPEGERLSSTPAPDEVRLLAPFDPVVWDRRRFELLWGWAYRFEAYTPEPKRKLGYYALPLLWRDRVVGWGNVSAKDGEVSAAFGYAGAGPPRDRAFKREVDAELSRLRAFLSPG; via the coding sequence ATGCCGACGCTCGACGACATCCGGCGCGCCGCTGTCACGCGCAGCCTGTTCCGGCCGACGACGCTCGAGCGCGCCATCGACACGCTGGGGTTCGTCCAGGCCGATCCCATCCGCGCCCCGGCGCGCGCGCAGGATCTCACGCTGCGCCATCGCGTCAAGGGCTATCGCGCCGGCGACCTCGAGCGGCGCTACGCCTCCCTCCCGATCGAAGAAGACATCTTCATCAACTACGGCTTCGTCACGCGTGACCTGCATGGCCTGATGCACCCGCGCACCGGGCTGTCGCCGACGGCGGCGAACAAGCGCGCGCAAGCGGTGCTGGCCTTCGTCCGCGAGCACGGCCAGGTGCATCCGCGGGATGCGGACGCGCACTTCGCCCATGGCCGCGTCACCAACTATTGGGGCGGGTCATCGAGCGCGACCACCCACCTGCTGGAAGCCATGCACTACAAGGGTCTGCTGCGTGTGGCCGGGCGTGACGCCGGCATCCGCCTCTACGCCGCGCGCGAGCCGGCGGCGGAGCCGACGGGCGCGCCGGCGCGCCGCGCCCGCATCGATGCGCTGGTGGATGCGGTGGTCCACAAGTACGCGCCCTTGCCGGCGTCCAGCCTGTCGTTTGTGATCAGCCGCCTTCGTTACGCCGTTCCCCAGTGGCGCGCCGACCTCCCTGCCGCCGTAACGCGGGCGAAGAAGCGGCTCTCCCAAGCGCAGGTGGATGGCATCACCTGGTACTGGCCCGAGGGCGAGCGCCTCTCGTCCACGCCCGCCCCCGATGAGGTCCGCCTGCTCGCGCCGTTCGATCCGGTGGTGTGGGATCGCCGCCGCTTCGAGTTGCTGTGGGGATGGGCGTATCGATTCGAGGCCTACACGCCGGAGCCGAAGCGCAAACTTGGGTACTACGCCCTGCCGCTCCTCTGGCGCGACCGCGTCGTGGGCTGGGGGAACGTGTCCGCGAAAGACGGAGAGGTCTCGGCGGCGTTTGGTTATGCCGGCGCTGGACCGCCACGCGACCGCGCGTTCAAGCGAGAGGTGGACGCCGAATTATCGCGACTCCGCGCGTTCCTCTCGCCTGGTTGA
- a CDS encoding cytochrome-c peroxidase — MKTRTAVLWVVAFCLSGTTWVAAQRAEPIQPIAPVMAVDPHMMELGKKLYFDPRLSKSGFISCNSCHNLSMGGSDNLSTSIGHNWQKGPINAPTVLNSSMNVAQFWDGRARNLKEQAGGPIANPGEMAFTHELAVGVIASIPQYVNDFEKVFGTRQVDIDKVTRAIAAFEETLVTPNSRFDKWLLGNDAALTATEVEGYQLFRSSGCTACHNGPAAGGTSFRKMGLVEPYRTDNPAEGRVAVTGRDADRFNFKVPTIRNVELTYPYFHDGAADTLTTAVEVMGRVQLGRRYTDEDNARIVAFLKTLTGDQPAFKLPQLPPSSDTTPRPNPFK; from the coding sequence ATGAAGACTCGCACAGCCGTTCTCTGGGTCGTCGCGTTTTGCCTGTCGGGCACCACCTGGGTGGCCGCGCAGCGCGCCGAACCGATTCAACCGATCGCACCGGTGATGGCGGTTGATCCGCACATGATGGAGCTTGGAAAGAAGCTCTACTTCGACCCGCGCCTCTCGAAATCCGGGTTCATCTCGTGCAACTCGTGCCACAACCTGAGCATGGGCGGGTCAGACAACCTGTCCACCTCCATCGGCCACAACTGGCAGAAGGGCCCGATCAACGCGCCCACCGTGCTGAACTCCAGCATGAACGTGGCGCAGTTCTGGGACGGCCGCGCCCGCAACCTGAAAGAGCAGGCGGGCGGCCCCATCGCCAACCCGGGCGAGATGGCCTTCACTCACGAACTCGCGGTCGGAGTGATCGCGTCCATTCCCCAGTACGTGAACGATTTCGAGAAGGTGTTCGGCACGCGCCAGGTGGACATCGACAAGGTGACGCGGGCGATCGCCGCGTTCGAGGAAACCCTGGTGACGCCCAACTCGCGTTTCGACAAGTGGCTGCTCGGCAACGACGCGGCGCTGACGGCAACCGAGGTCGAGGGCTATCAGCTGTTCAGGAGCAGCGGCTGCACCGCCTGCCACAACGGCCCGGCCGCCGGCGGCACGTCGTTCCGCAAGATGGGGCTCGTCGAACCGTATCGGACCGACAACCCGGCCGAGGGGCGCGTCGCCGTGACGGGGCGTGACGCGGATCGCTTCAACTTCAAGGTGCCGACGATCCGCAACGTGGAACTGACCTATCCCTACTTCCACGATGGCGCCGCTGACACCCTGACCACGGCCGTCGAGGTGATGGGGCGCGTGCAGCTCGGCCGGCGGTATACCGACGAGGACAACGCCAGGATCGTGGCGTTCCTCAAGACCCTGACCGGCGATCAGCCGGCGTTCAAGCTGCCGCAGCTGCCGCCATCGTCCGACACGACGCCGCGACCGAACCCGTTCAAGTGA